In the Afipia sp. GAS231 genome, GGATGGAAGCCATGATTCAAGTCTTTCTTGGACAGGGATGATTGAGTTGAGCCGTCATTGCGAGGAGCGAAGCGACGAAGCAATCCATTCTTTCTTTGCGCGACGAGATGGATTGCTTCGCTGCGCTCGCAATGACGGTGGATAAGTAACGGCGCGCCCTACGTACACACCGCCTCGACGTTGTTGCCGTCGGGGTCGGTCAAAAACGCCGCGTAGTAGGTCGGGCTGTAATCGGCGCGTGGTCCGGCGCCGCCATTGTCGCGTCCGCCGGCTTTCAGGCCCTCTGCGTGGAATTTTCCGATCGCCGCATGATCGGGCGCGCGGAACGCGACATGCGCGCCGGTACCTGAATTGCCTTTGTGCAGATGCAGCCAGAATGCGGGCTCACCCTTCGGGCCAAAGCCCGCGCCGCTATCGTCGCGCGAGCAGAGCACAAAGCCCAAGGGGGCGAGGGCTGCGGTGTAGAAGCGAACGCTGGCGTCGAGGTTGCCGACGCGCAATCCGATGTGGTCGTACATGGTGTTCTCCAGTGACAAGCGCGCGGGATTGCCGCGCGGCCTGGAGCAACCCTAGTCAGTTGAGGGCAAGTCGTTCTTGGAAAATCTTGCGGTCGCCCCGCGAGGCTTGGCGGAATTTTAAAGGCGAGGCGCCGGCGGCGCGGTGGAAGGTGCGCACGAAATTGGAGAGGTCGCCGAAGCCGACGTCATAGGCAATGTCGGTGATGGCGCTGTCGTCGTCCGCCAGCCGCCGCGCCGCGTGGCGCAGCCGCGAGCGCACCAGATATTGGTGCGGGGTGACGCCGAGCGTGTCCGAAAAAAGCCGCAGGAAATGGAACGGGCTGATGCCGGCCTGATCGGCGGCGTCTTCCAGGCCGATGGCATGGTGCGAATGCGCATCGATCCACAAGGCGGTTTCCACCGCGCGGCGGCGGTCGCGGGCGGCGAGGGAACCAGCCTTGCGCGGCTTGCCGGAAACAACCTCGGCAAAGCGGCTCGCCAGCAGCTGGCCGATTTCATCGAGGCCGATGTCGCTGTTGCCATCTGCCGCCGATTGCGCCAGTTCGCCGAGCACCACCAGTTCCGGCAGCGGCGGCGCACAGCCGGCCTGCCAGATCGTCTTGCTGTCGCCGAGCGTCTCGACCAGTTCCGGCTTGAGGAAAAACGACAGGCACTCGTCGCGGCAGACGTGCTCGTGGGTGCAGGTATACTCGTCGCCGGGATGGCCGATCAGCACCGATCCCGCCACCAACTCATGGGACTTGCCGCGGCAGTGCAGGCCGAAACTGCCCTTGCGCACATAGGAGATCGAGTGACAGCGATGCTGCTCGACGAACGGCCTGTCACCGGGGCCGGCCTCGCAGCGGAAGTCGGATACCGAGATGGATGGGCGATCGAGCAGCGTGGTTGCGGTCATCCCGCCAATTTAGGTAGGCGCCCGGGGTGGCGCAACCGGCAGCAGCACGTCGAACAGGGTCTTGCTGGTGGTCGGGTGTGCGCCCTCGATCGAGAGCAGCCGCCGCTTGGAAATGGCGCCGCCGTTCGGCGAGATCTTGTCGGCATAGTTACCCGCCTCGAGCACGCGGTGGCACGGCACGATGATCATGAAGGGGTTGCGGGCAATCGCCTGCGCCACCGAATAGACCGCGCCCGAGGCGCGCAGGCCGGAGGCGATCTCGGCATAGGTGCGGGTTTCTCCGCGCGGGATCTGGCGGGCGAAGGCGTAGACACGCTGGTTGAAGGCCGGGATGCCGGTCATGTCGAGGGTGACGTCGGAGAAGTCGCTGTCGCCGCCACGCAGCAGCGCTGCAATGCCTTCGATCGCGATCTCGGCATTCAGCGGCGGGCGCAGTTCGCGGGCGTCGGGATAGATCTGGAACAGCCGCCGCCTGGTGTCGATCTCGCGGGCCTCGGGAAGCTGTACGCCAATAATGCCGGATGGACCCCATGCGATGCCGCAGCGGCCGATTCCGGTGTCGAATATCGTGTACCCAAGCCCCGCCATACGCCACTTCCCCGGCGGGCACCATAACACCGTCACAGACCGGCGCATCTGGAATCTTTAACGTCGGTTAAGGGCGGGGGCGGAGCGGCGGGAACCGCTTGGCGGATCGTGCGGGGTCGGCTAATCATGGGCGACCATTCGCGGGCGTAGTTCAATGGTAGAACGGCAGCTTCCCAAGCTGCATACGAGGGTTCGATTCCCTTCGCCCGCTCCAGATTTTCCGGACCTGCGACCGTCCGATGCATTGAGCCCGGCTCAACCCATCCCAGAAGCTTCCTGCAAAAATATGCGCGACGTGTCGGTCCGGCACCATCCGGGCCGTCTTGTAAGGAGGCGGCCCATCGACGTGCCGCTTCACGAGCGGTTCAAGCAAAGGAGGTCGCTGCGATGGTTGTTCTGAACAAGGAGTTCAAAGCCCGGCTTCAGAAGAGTCCAAAAAAGGGCGGCTGGACGTATGTCATATGGCCGAAGTCCGCAGCGTTCTTTGCTACAAAGGGCTTGGTAAAGGTAAGTTGTACGGTCGATGATTACCCGCTACGCACGGCATTCATGGCGATAGGCGGCGGTGTCCATAAATTGCCTATCAAAGCGGACCTGCGGGCTGCTATCGGAAAGAAGGCTGGAGACACGGTGACGATCCGGCTTTTGGAACGCCGGTGACCGCCCTGTGGCACTTTTCGGGAGTGTCACCCTCACGGAGCGATGTCCGCTTCTGCGGTGATACCGTTGAAAACCGGCGCAGAAGCGGTGCTTCGATGCCGTTCGGCTCAACAGCGGCCTATCTTTCGACAGCGATCACGCCTACTATCCGCGGGTCGCAAGACGATGGCGCTGAACCTTAGAGTGGACTGCGGGCAGACCCGGGGGCAGTACCCGGCGCCTCCACCTTAGCAGCTTGAGCTTAAAGGTCTCATCACGGTGAGATCGATTTGGCCGCAAGGCTAGATTCCAAAGCTGCTAGGGCGGGGGCGAACCAGGATCGATGGTCGCAATGAAGCTCTGAATTGTGCTCGGCATGATACCGCCGTTATCGGGTCAAAAACCTAAATGCAAACGATAACGTTGCATTGAACGAAGTGCGCCTCGCGGCGTAACCTGTTCGGGGTTGGTCCACCTGGCAACAGAACGGCCATCGCCGCGTCAACCTTCGGGTTGGCGCGGCTTTATTTTGTGGTGCACAAGCCGGAACGAGATTACGGCGGATTGCGCGACGCTCATCAGCCCGTCCCACGGTCTTCAGAGGAGCATTTTCGACCCATTGTATCGGTCAAATTGCAAATCTAGAGTCGAGCTGAATGGTATTCACGCGGCTCGAACAGGGAAGCTAGAACGGCGGATTATTCCATGATGACAAAAAGAGAGCCTCCTGTAACTGCAGCTGAACTGGCCGCCAGATTGCAGGCAAGTCCCGAGTTTATTGCAAGACAACAAGAGCGCGAGCTTGCGTTGGCTAAGCGAGTTGCGCGTCATCGTGAAGAGCAAGCTCCAATTGTGTCGGAGCTTCAGGAGGCGGGCATACAGCTTCGTTTTCTGCGCGACCTTCTTACGAGGTCGGTTCCCTATCCAACTGCCGTTCCGATCCTCCTGAAACATCTCGCGCTGCCCTATTCAGATGTTACGCGGGAGACTCTGGCTAGAGCCCTCGCCGTTCGCGATGCGCGGTACGCATGGTCTATACTTGCGGCGGAGTATCGCAAAGCTCCTACAGGCGAAGAGAACGGCATTCGATTGGGTGCAAAGAGCGGTCTTGCCGCGGCGCTAGCCGCGATAGCGACCGAAAACGTGATGGACGAACTGATAGCAATCGCCAAGGATCGGTCACACGGTAGTAGTCGCCTGCTGCTGCTGAGGGTCTTGAAGAAATCCAAGAGTGCGGCAGCCAAACAAGCGATCGAGGAATTGGCTTCTGATCCCGATTTGAAGAAGGAAATCGCTTCGTGGCGCGGAGGAAGATGAAAAGCTATAGCAGCCTGCAGGGGCGTGGTGACTTCTCCTTCGTATCTTTTGATCGTCACGGAGTAAATTCTAACTTCTCAACTTTCATAGGAAGGGTTAGCTTCCGTTTGATCGCTCCAAGTGCTTTGAAACGAGGTGCGTATTGACCCAGGCGATCGCTTCGGCTGACACCTCTCGCAATTTGCTTGTTGTGGCAGGCTGCGGCCTGCTGTCCGGCATTCTCACCCCGCTGTTGCCGACGTTGCTCGACAAGATCGCGGGCGTGCCCGCCGACATCCGCCTCGCGCTGGTCGCCATCCCCTTCGCCGTTCTGGTCTTCTTCGTGGTCCGCCGCTTCAGCGCCAACCCGCCATGGGCGGCGGTGCTGGCCGCCGTGCTCACGATGGTGGCTTTTGTCTGCGCAGTGAACGCCGCCGTCTTCATCGACGGCCAGAGCAACGGCGCCGACAAGATGATGCGAAACATCCTGGCGGGCCTCGCCGGCGGTTTCACCGGCAGCGCCCTGATGGCGCTCGGGATCGCGCTGCTGCCGGCGGGCCCGCGCGATGCGGTGACATGGATACGGATGGTTTTGACCGGCACCTTGGCCGGCACGTTGCTGGCGCTCGACAATGCGCTCGGCCTCGACCAGACCTCGTTCCTCTATCCGGTCTGGCAGGCGGCGGTGGCGGTCCGGCTGGCGATGGCCTTGCGCCGGCGCCGGCTTTCCTGACAATGATTGCCTGACAGAGCAAACCGACGGTCTCCGCAGCGGGAGCGCGGGTAAAAAGACAATCAAGGCAAAAAACGTCAAGGCAAAAAACCTCCAGGGAAGATTCGTGAACCGCCCGTTCAAGCCCTATCCGTTTACGGCGAAGCAATATCCGGCGTCGCTGCCGCCGCTGGACGGCGGCGTCGATCAAGCGCGGCATCCCGTCGTGGTGGTCGGTGGCGGTCCGGTCGGCTATTGCGCGGCGCTTGGGCTCGCCAGCCACGGCGTGCCGGTCGTTCTGCTGGAGGCGGATGATTCCGTCTGCTTCGGCAGCCGCGCGATCTGCATCTCGCGGCGCAGCCTGGAGATCATCGCCCGCCTCGGCGCGGCCGAGGGCTTTCTGAAGCAGGGCCTGCCCTGGACCGGCGGCCGCAGCTTCTATCGCGACGACGAAGTGCTGCACTTCAAAATGCCGATGGATGAAAACCAGAAGCATCCGCCGATGATCAATCTGGCGCAATATTCGATCGAGCAGTTGCTGCTCGACGCCGCCGAGCAACGCCGCGACCTGGTCGAGGTGCGCTGGCAGAATCGCGTCACCGCAATCGATGCGCGCGAGGACGGCACGCGGCTCTCCATTGAAACGCCCGCCGGGGCCTACACCATGGAGGCCGACTGGGTCGTGGCCGCGGACGGCGGCCGCAGCTTTCTCCGCGAAACGCTCGGACTGAAGTTGAAGGGCACCAGCTACGAGGGCCGCTATGTCATCGTCGACATCGTGCTGGACAGCGCGCGCCCGGCGGAGCGGCTGGCTTATTTCGATCCGCCCTGCAATCCCGGCTCGACGGTGCTGGTGCACAAGCAGCCGTCAGGTGTCTGGCGCGTCGACTATCAGTTGCGCGACGGCGAAGACCCCGACGAGGCGATCAAGCCCGAGAATGTCATGCCGCGCGTCGAGAGCCTGCTCGGGATGATGGGCGAGACGGGCGCGTGGAGCCCGGTCTGGATCGGCATCTACAAGGCCAACGCGCTGACGCTCGACGACTACCGCCACCGCCGCGTGTTGTTTGCCGGCGACGCCGCGCATCTGCTGCCGATCTTCGGCGTGCGCGGCGCCAATTCCGGCATTGATGACGCCGACAACCTCGCCTGGAAACTCGCTTTCGTGGTCAAGGGGCTCGCGTCGCCGCGGCTGCTCGACAGCTACTCGGCCGAGCGGGTCGTCGCCGCACGGGAAAACCTCAGCTATGGCACCAAGAGCACCGAGTTCATGGCGCCGCCTTCGTTCGCGTTCGAACTGATGCGAAAGGCCGTACTCGGCCTCGCCGTGAAATTTCCCGAATTGCGCTCGCTGATCAATCCGCGACAGTCTTCCGCGATCGCCTACACGCATTCGCCGCTCAACGTGGCCGCGCAGGAAACAGAATTCCGCGCCGGTCCCGGTCCCGGCCAGGTGCTGCCGGAGTGTCCACTCGGAATTATCGAGAGTGGCCTCACGCGCAATGGCCATCTCACCGACCTGATCGGCCCTGTGATCACGGCGCTGTATTTCAGTGACGACGGCGTCGTGCCGGAAGAACTGTCGAAGCTGGACACGGCGATGCGCGCCGGTGGCGTGCCGTTTGCCGTCGTGCCGCTGGCGAATCGCGCCGGCGCGACCGCGGCGCGCGGCTGGGACGAGTCCGGCCAAATGTATCCGATGTATGATGCCGCGCCCGCCGCGCTCTATCTGGTCCGGCCCGACGGCCATGTGATCGGACGCTGGCGCCGGTTCGACGCCGCGACCGTGACCGAAGCGATCGATCATTTGCTGCAACCATGACAAGTGCGCCAACCATGACCGAAGCCGAACTCGACGCCGCCTATACCCATCTGTGCAAGACCATGACAGAGCTCGGCGAAGCCCGCGCGCCGCTGTTCCTGGCGCGTTTTGCGCTGCTGGCGATGGTGCGGATCGGCGATACCGCCGTGGTGCAGCGCCTGACCGATGCCGCCGCGGCCGACATTGCTTCGTAGCTTCGTAGGGTGGGTTAGCGAAGCGTAACCCACCGTGATGCGTGCAAGAAAGTTGGTGGGTTACGGCTTACGCCTAACCCACCCTACGCAGTGATGCTGCGGGCCGTTACGGCGCGATCTTCAGCACCGCCTTCATGTTGGGATGATAGCGGCAGTAATATTCGACCATGCCGGCCTTGTTCAGCACCGATGTCACGGTCTTCTTCGGCGGCATGGTGATGTCGAAGTCGCCGTTTCGCGCCGTCGCTGTGTGCACGAACATGTCCTTGTTGATCCATTCGATGGTGTCGCCGACCTTGGCCGAGACTTCGGCCGGCGACACCACGAGATTTTCCATCACGACTTGAATCGTCGCCGCATGCGCCGGGACGGCCATTGCGCCGAGCGCCAGTGCGGTTAGAAGAATGCGTCTCGGCAGCATGGCAGGTTCCTTTACTTCTAGGTCTACTTCAGCGCCGCGGCGACGTGTTCGGCGTGCTGCTGGTGGCCCTGAAAGATCTTCAGGCCGGTCTGCAGCAGGCTCTTCAGCTCGGCGTTGCTGGCCGAGGGGATCAGTTGCGTCTCCAGTGCACCGTTGACCGCCTTGTGATAGGCGACCTCGTTGGCGACATAGGCCTTGTCGTAGGCAGCGCCGCTGAGCTTCGCGAGTTCGGCGAGCTTGTCGGCGGCCTGCTTCGACAGCGCCTTGCTGGTGTCGTTGTCCTCCGGCGTCACCTTCAGCTTCTTGACGAGGTCGAGCGCCTGCTTGTTCACGGCCTCATGGTCGCGCACCATGTCTTCCGCGAACACCTTGACGTCCTTGCTGCCGGCTTTCGAAATGGCCTGTTTCGCCGCAGTGATGTCGATCACCCCTGCGGTGTAGGCGATATGCGCGATCTGCGGATCGGTGGGTTTTGTGGCCTGCGCCAGCGCTGCGCCGGTGAGCAGGCTCAACGCGGCGACCGCCGCGCTCAGTCGAATGAACATGGTTTGATACTCCTGTGGCGCCGGCCCCGGGGCCGCGCGCGTGGTTGGTCACAGGAGTTGGATGACGCCCGGGCGCGGAGGTTCCCGGAAAAATGATATACAAAACTAAAACGGCATACCCAGCCGCTTCAGCACGGCCTCCGTCAGCCGTTCGCAACGCTTGCCGGCGAACGGAAACGCTTCCATCACGACAGGGCCGATCTTCTTCTCGACGTTGTCGCGCAACATCGTCCGGGCGCGGTGCAGCCGGGTTTTGACGGTCTCCGGCTTCAGCCCGAGAATGTCAGCGGTCTCCTCCACATTCATCCCCTCGATCACGCGGGTGATGAAGACGAGACGAAACGCCTCCGGCAATTCGTCGATGGCATGCTCGACGACATGCTGAATTTCGCGCTGGGCCATGGATTTTTCCGGATCCTCAGTGGCGGCAAGGGGAAACTGGATGATCTGGGCTTCGAGCACACCTTGCGGCAGCGAGTCGATGTCTACGCCGGGCCGCTGGCGGCGTAGCCGGCCCAGCGCCTCGTTCATGGCGATCCGCGACAGCCAGGTCGCCAGACTGGAGTCGCCGCGAAAGCTTTCCAGATGGGTGAAGGCGCGGACATAGGTTTCCTGCACCACGTCCTCGGCCTCGCCGTCGTTGCGCAGCACGCCGCGGGCGAGTCGGTACAGCCTGCGGTTATTGGCCTGCATGATGACGCGTACCGCCGCCTCGTCGCGGGCCAGCGCCCGACGTACCAGTTCGCCGTCGCCGGTGGCGGCGGCCGCAATTTGCGGGGTATGAGCCTGACGCATCATGGTTCACCAATAACAGGGTATTGGGGTTGGATGCCGCAAAGGCGGGAAGGTTCCCGAAATAATTGGGTCCTTTGTAGGGTGGATTAGCGAAGCGTAATCCACCGGCTTCTTTGCCGTAATGGTGGGTTACGGCTTACGCCTAACCCACCCTACGCAGCGATATTTCTCACGCCCCCTGCGGCACCTGGTCGAGGAACCCGGTGATGCTGCGGATGCGGCCCTCCTTGAGTACCGCGAAATCCGTGCCCTTGATCGGGCTGTCGGCGCCATCGGGGCC is a window encoding:
- a CDS encoding VOC family protein; the encoded protein is MYDHIGLRVGNLDASVRFYTAALAPLGFVLCSRDDSGAGFGPKGEPAFWLHLHKGNSGTGAHVAFRAPDHAAIGKFHAEGLKAGGRDNGGAGPRADYSPTYYAAFLTDPDGNNVEAVCT
- a CDS encoding helix-turn-helix transcriptional regulator, translated to MTATTLLDRPSISVSDFRCEAGPGDRPFVEQHRCHSISYVRKGSFGLHCRGKSHELVAGSVLIGHPGDEYTCTHEHVCRDECLSFFLKPELVETLGDSKTIWQAGCAPPLPELVVLGELAQSAADGNSDIGLDEIGQLLASRFAEVVSGKPRKAGSLAARDRRRAVETALWIDAHSHHAIGLEDAADQAGISPFHFLRLFSDTLGVTPHQYLVRSRLRHAARRLADDDSAITDIAYDVGFGDLSNFVRTFHRAAGASPLKFRQASRGDRKIFQERLALN
- a CDS encoding methylated-DNA--[protein]-cysteine S-methyltransferase — translated: MAGLGYTIFDTGIGRCGIAWGPSGIIGVQLPEAREIDTRRRLFQIYPDARELRPPLNAEIAIEGIAALLRGGDSDFSDVTLDMTGIPAFNQRVYAFARQIPRGETRTYAEIASGLRASGAVYSVAQAIARNPFMIIVPCHRVLEAGNYADKISPNGGAISKRRLLSIEGAHPTTSKTLFDVLLPVAPPRAPT
- a CDS encoding DUF1905 domain-containing protein — translated: MVVLNKEFKARLQKSPKKGGWTYVIWPKSAAFFATKGLVKVSCTVDDYPLRTAFMAIGGGVHKLPIKADLRAAIGKKAGDTVTIRLLERR
- a CDS encoding FAD-dependent oxidoreductase gives rise to the protein MNRPFKPYPFTAKQYPASLPPLDGGVDQARHPVVVVGGGPVGYCAALGLASHGVPVVLLEADDSVCFGSRAICISRRSLEIIARLGAAEGFLKQGLPWTGGRSFYRDDEVLHFKMPMDENQKHPPMINLAQYSIEQLLLDAAEQRRDLVEVRWQNRVTAIDAREDGTRLSIETPAGAYTMEADWVVAADGGRSFLRETLGLKLKGTSYEGRYVIVDIVLDSARPAERLAYFDPPCNPGSTVLVHKQPSGVWRVDYQLRDGEDPDEAIKPENVMPRVESLLGMMGETGAWSPVWIGIYKANALTLDDYRHRRVLFAGDAAHLLPIFGVRGANSGIDDADNLAWKLAFVVKGLASPRLLDSYSAERVVAARENLSYGTKSTEFMAPPSFAFELMRKAVLGLAVKFPELRSLINPRQSSAIAYTHSPLNVAAQETEFRAGPGPGQVLPECPLGIIESGLTRNGHLTDLIGPVITALYFSDDGVVPEELSKLDTAMRAGGVPFAVVPLANRAGATAARGWDESGQMYPMYDAAPAALYLVRPDGHVIGRWRRFDAATVTEAIDHLLQP
- a CDS encoding DUF2783 domain-containing protein: MTEAELDAAYTHLCKTMTELGEARAPLFLARFALLAMVRIGDTAVVQRLTDAAAADIAS
- a CDS encoding cupredoxin domain-containing protein, yielding MLPRRILLTALALGAMAVPAHAATIQVVMENLVVSPAEVSAKVGDTIEWINKDMFVHTATARNGDFDITMPPKKTVTSVLNKAGMVEYYCRYHPNMKAVLKIAP
- a CDS encoding DUF4142 domain-containing protein encodes the protein MFIRLSAAVAALSLLTGAALAQATKPTDPQIAHIAYTAGVIDITAAKQAISKAGSKDVKVFAEDMVRDHEAVNKQALDLVKKLKVTPEDNDTSKALSKQAADKLAELAKLSGAAYDKAYVANEVAYHKAVNGALETQLIPSASNAELKSLLQTGLKIFQGHQQHAEHVAAALK
- a CDS encoding RNA polymerase sigma factor — its product is MRQAHTPQIAAAATGDGELVRRALARDEAAVRVIMQANNRRLYRLARGVLRNDGEAEDVVQETYVRAFTHLESFRGDSSLATWLSRIAMNEALGRLRRQRPGVDIDSLPQGVLEAQIIQFPLAATEDPEKSMAQREIQHVVEHAIDELPEAFRLVFITRVIEGMNVEETADILGLKPETVKTRLHRARTMLRDNVEKKIGPVVMEAFPFAGKRCERLTEAVLKRLGMPF